Within Candidatus Terasakiella magnetica, the genomic segment AGAACCTCATGTGGGGGGTGGCCCAGCCTTTTGCCGGGGCCTTAGCCGATAAATATGGCTCGCGCCCTGTTTTGCTGGTCGGGGTGTTTGTCTATGTACTTGGCCTTGTCGGTATGGCCTTTCCCCAAGGCCCCATGATGCTTCATATGAGTGCGGGCGTGTTGGTTGGTATTGGGGTCGCCGCCATGGGTTTGCCTGTGGTACTGGGTGCAGTTGCGCGCATGGTGTCAGAAGAAAAACGCAGCACGGCCCTTGGTATTGCCTCTATGGGGGGCTCTTTTGGGCAGTTTCTTTTTGCCCCCGTCTCTCAAGGTTTAATCAATGAATATGGCTGGTCCATTGCCTTGGCGACCTTGGCTGCCATTGCCGCCCTTGGGGTGTTTCTTGCCTTACAAGTCAACTCCAAACCCGGTGAGGAAGAGCATCACCCTTCTCAAATCAATCAAACCATGGGCCAAGCCTTGCATGAAGCCTTTGGCACCAACAGTTATATCCTGCTTAATCTGGGTTTCTTTGTCTGTGGGTTTCATATTGCCTTTATCGTCACCCACCTGCCCATGTTTTTATCGACCTGTAATATCGCACCTGAAGTAGGCGCCACAGCCCTTGCGGTGATTGGGCTTTCCAATATGGCGGGGACTTATATTGCAGGGGTCTTGGGCGGTAAATATTCCAAGAAATATCTGCTAAGCATCATCTATCTTTCCCGCGCAGCAGCCATTCTTATCTATACCTTAATGCCCATCACGGTCTTTTCTACCCTTGCCTTTGCCGTTGCCATGGGGGCCTTGTGGCTCTCAACCGTGCCGCTGACCAGTGGCTTGGTCGGGGTGATGTTTGGCACGCGCTATATGGGGACACTTTTTGCCATTACGCTTTTCACCCACCAGATCGGCGCGTTTTTCGGGGCGTGGCTGGGCGGATATTTTTACGATCTGACAGGCAGCTTTGATGGCGCGTGGTATGTTTCCATC encodes:
- a CDS encoding MFS transporter is translated as MGKRAWTIIICGALILAIGMGMRQNHGLFIEPMRMELGWQLGVFALALAIQNLMWGVAQPFAGALADKYGSRPVLLVGVFVYVLGLVGMAFPQGPMMLHMSAGVLVGIGVAAMGLPVVLGAVARMVSEEKRSTALGIASMGGSFGQFLFAPVSQGLINEYGWSIALATLAAIAALGVFLALQVNSKPGEEEHHPSQINQTMGQALHEAFGTNSYILLNLGFFVCGFHIAFIVTHLPMFLSTCNIAPEVGATALAVIGLSNMAGTYIAGVLGGKYSKKYLLSIIYLSRAAAILIYTLMPITVFSTLAFAVAMGALWLSTVPLTSGLVGVMFGTRYMGTLFAITLFTHQIGAFFGAWLGGYFYDLTGSFDGAWYVSIALGVFSAVVHLPIKEMAVKRETKTA